The DNA region CATTAGGTAGCATTTTAAGAGGAACTATACCCTACACTCTAGGATATACCACTGTCTGCATGTGTTatgtagaaaaattaaaaagtgacTTGGGGGCCAGAAGTATCCTGTAAATCAGATATTTCTTCTCCAAGGTTAAGCTTATCAGGGTTTGAGCCCCAGTAGGGCTGAACCCTGGAAGCTTTCCCCATACACCAATCACAATGGCTTTTACCCGTGAAGCAAATAACAGTCCATAGAATTGGAAGAGCGATTTTCAGGTCACATATTTATTGctattaataataaatctcatttAACTCGCAtgaagagcattttgaggcctTGGTTCTCTAATGGCATTTCAAAAACACCAACCCTGACActtcaaattaagattttttttaaagctcaaAACACATCACACTACATCTTTttgtttcaaatatattaacttTCCATATGACTCAAGCTAAATTACAAAAGTTGTAAAAACAAAGTTGATGGTGCATCCACATTTTATAACAAACAAACTAAAACAAGGAGACAAAAACATCTGACTAATATTGTAGCCATTTAgataattctaaaatttatacacaataataataatatataacacAGTAAGTAGAGATACACACCTCGACAGCAGTGTCTTTTGGAAGACCCATTTGGGTAAGAGCATCACAGGCAACTTGATTCCAGTCAAGCTCTTTTAGATCATCTAACTCTCTTTCACTATCTAATCGAATTTGGATTTCATCAGGATCAAAAGACCTTCCTacccaaaaatataatattcttttctcatttttgccTAAACCTGGAGAGTAAATAGCGAAAGCATCTTTAGAATTCATGTCACCTGCACCAAATGTTGCAATCTTTTCAAATCTGGGCCACCGACATACTAAAGGCTTCATAAGATTACTGAATGCCGAGTCACTTTCCACCATCCCATTTGAGACAGCAAAGCCTAGGCCTTGTCCCAAAGGATGCATTCTCCACAACTCAGTTAAATCTCCCTCCCTACTTTTAACTGCATCCTTGGACTCTAAGATATCTCCTATACTATCCGGTTCACATGGGGAAGAATTATTGTTGAGTATCCAAATACCATCATCTTGACCAGAAAGATAGCTTGAGGGAGTATATGCTACCCTCATATTGTCAGCCATCAATGGCAATTTTAGAGACTTTGATAAGCTACCCCTGCGCTCTGCAAGGGAAGGTGAAAACATTTTAGATGGGGAAGAAGTTGATTTGGAACATGGCTGTGAAGCAGAATTAACACCAACAATTTCTGGACTATAAGAAGTTTTGGACAAGAGAGACAGGTTAGAAAAGTTAGACAAAGTAGAAGATACTGGAAGAGAACATGAAGCTGCAGAAGGAGAATCTAGAGAGGATTCTGAAAAATACTTTGAACTAGTGCTTGAATCAGAAGAGACAGAATCTGGAGAGAGATAAGGAGgcgaagaagaagatgatgatgatgacatcaATGACGACAAAGATGATGAAGGTGATGATAAATTTGTAGATGAATGTCCTATCATCCTAGATTCTGAGTAGACCCTGGAGAGGGATATTTTAGGAGCAGACACAAACTCCTTCATATCGCCAGATGCAAACTTGCGCCTCAGAGCACTCCAACTGTTTTCTCTAGCAGGAAGGTGGGTTTCATGTTCATTCTCAGATGATGCAAATGGAGGCACAAAACCCCCCATAATAGcttttttgaaaatctcataATCAACATTATATGAGTCCACTTTCCGGTCACCTATTCTAACCTTGACTGTAGATTCCCCAACCTCTACACCATTGCTGGGTTTATCCATCAAGGGCAAGAGGTGTGAAAATGCATCCCAGAAATGAGCCGGTTCTTCGCCTTCCTTGATCATCCTCACTGGCCCTTGCACTCTCTCATACCGGACAATCTGACAAACAGCACTTCTTGCATCCTTTTCCATGATGGCCTCACAGTGCTTGCCAATCCAAACATATATCGCAGATGGTAGATGAACAATAAATGCACCCCTAGAATCCAGAGCAGATGGAGAAGGGTCATTCAACATTTTCGGGACAAGATGCAAAGGATCATATGGCGAGTGCGGGGCAATTATATACATCCTCAATAAAGAACTTGGGCTAAGAGGAAATGCATGAACCCTCTTTTGGCACTGTAACAACTGGCAAGCAAAACCCATATTTGGATCAGCAATGCCCCTCGCTGCCTTGACATACTGAAAAGCATCATCAAAGCTCTGCCCTTCTCTCCACATAAGATACGCAATCACCAAGGATGTAGACCTAGAAACCCCTTGGCAACAATGAACAAATACCCTTCCACGCTGTTCTCTAACATCTTCAAAGTAGTCAAAAACATCATACAAAATACTAGTTATATCCTCAGACGGACTATCCTGCAACCACAAAGTTCTGTACACAAAATCAGCTTTGAAATACTCAGGACAAACAAAACCTACACAATTCAAAACATGAGTAATCCCATTCTGTTTTAGTATATTCCTATCTTTTGCAACCGCATCTCCACCAAGATATATATGTTCGGCCACCTTCGAGCACTCCTTATCAAAGAAAGCAATCTTATCCCTCTTCACAAGCCCACCATTCTTATCCGGGTTTCTCTGAATTGACGACAAATCAAGCTTCAATCTCTCCCCATTCCCTCTCCCACTTGGAGTAGGTGGTCCCGGCCACTCACCAATATCATCCGACCCTGCCTTCGGCCACTCATCCAAGCTCCGGCGAGCAATAGCCAATGGCTGTAAGGGTGGTAAACAAGACCGAGCCTTAGAATTATGTTGTGATCGTGGGGTTAATGGGGCAGGAAACCTACGATTTTGCCCATTACTGTTTCCTACATTCCCATTAGAATCCCCACATTCTTTTTCTTCGGAATCCGGGTTTTGAGAGGGGAGACGGGAAGAGGACCACGAAGCAGACCGTATAAACATTCTCCGGTTACCAGCCAATTGGCATGGAACCCGAGAATTACTTGTGGCATCCTCTTTACCCACCATACCCAGTTAACCCACTTGAAAATTTTCCTATCCCAAACTCAAGGAACTGAAAGCAAACCCAGAAATCTGAAATTAAACCCTAATACTTAAAAACCAAATCCTCAGTAAGTGAAGCATGGTGGAGTGGTTAACACTTAACCCAAATGCCAGGAACTAAACCCATATCAGATCAAGCATAAGATGCAAACTGTGACAgagaaagcaacaaaaaaaaaatgatagtatATTAATACTTAAGCAACAAAATAGTGAAAATACTAACAATTAAGCagatgaaactaaaaaaaaaaaaaataacagtaaATCAAGGATTAGGCCCTGTAAAACAAAAAGTTGAGCAAATCTAGAAGGAAAATTAGCAATAAGTGAAGAACCAAGTTCGAATCTTGAAACGAAAATGGTTTCACGCAAAAtaagaaaagatacaaaaaaaattaatagaaattcATAGAAATAAAAGAACCATGGTGTAAATTtctagggttttgtttttgagaaagagagaaagaggttaGATTTGTGACTTACAGAGTGAGGCATGTAGAGAGAGCCATgatagtagagagagagagagagaggaagtttttagagagagagagagagagagagagagagagaaatgtgagAGGGAAAAGGACTTTGAGGCAAAGCTGAGAGGAAGGCAAGGGTGATAGGTATGGTtaaatttcttctcaaaaacaaaaacaattgtttttttttttttatctctctgTGTTTATTTctgagtgagagtgagagtgaggaAGTGAGCTAGCTgatacacaaacaaaaaaaaaattctttccttttttaaaacaCACTATTCATATCTAACTAATTTTAGCAGGTGATtaattattatgattatatttagtaaaacatcttttttttagggaaaaatatattaattatccaTGAGGTTTTGATTAATACGTATCATTTACCATTCTAGCTCTTTATTTTGACCATTTGACTAATAAATGACAGTACAGCTAACTTATATGAAAGTCAGTCAAACTATTACAGCTAAAACACACTAATCTTTTAATTGTTTGTCTGTGTTTTATGACCAAGTTGTTCAATTTTTAATTGTCTTGAACTTGATTAACATTAGTCCAAACTTTAGAGATAATTTCtgtattttaccattttttttaaagaataaactAAAATCGGTTCCAattagttcaactagtaaaataACATCATATTAGGTTATCGTTAACTTAACTTATCATGGAATAAGAGTTCTAGAGTTCCAAGCCATCTAtactaaaaactaattggtaactaatatattgatttaatgataaagagcaattattATGAAGTGGCATAAGTTGGAATTCTATCAtatctatataaataaataaaaattgattgtaTTTATAAAAAGGATAGAgtaatatcaaatttttaagtTAACTAGTTTGGAAGAAagttttatgtttatgtttaaatagatatgatatatttatattggTACAATAAGATTTTCTAATAATATaaggaactttttttttctttgatcattttaagagagagagaaagtaaatTACTAAAACTTTCAAGTTTTTACTATTGCTATTCTTTTTTCTCCCATGTTGAAAGAGATAAGGCTATTGCCAATACCAATAGAGGTGGGTGGAGACTAGAGACCCAATTAAAACTCTCCATTTTTGTCAATACTAGTGGATAGTAGAATCTTACAGACCAACTTTCTTCCAATTTGGGACAAGTGTGAGGTTTTAGAACTGCTTAGTTTACACCTATAGATAATTCTATATTAAAAATGACATCTAGATCTAAGAGATTAAATAAAAGGTtttgattatttaaaaagaaaaaaattttaacactcAAGACTAAAAATGTGATTGATCATGCATGTCAAGAAAACGACTTTTTGTCAGCATTGAATTATTTAGAAATCTTACCAAAGCACTATCATTAATTTTTGACTTAATAGTAAATGGTTCAAGAAATGTTAAATCATatgagggggaaaaaaactaaaaataaaatgaatcctTTTTATCAGCAATTCTGACTTTCAACGAAGAAAATGGCATTACATAAACCAAACTTAATCATAATTCAAAATCCTTTATAGCCAAGAAATTCACACTATCATGAAAGCCAATGTAACGCAACTTTGCTGAAACTGatatttgctaaaattgaaTGAAGAAGACATGACCTAGGTGTGAAATTGAGAATAAAAGAGTCAGAAAGAGTTTAATAAGGAAGATAGGGGATCACATCTCATCAATTGTATTACCAtgactcatcatcatcatcataatatgttttttgagaaataattacaaaatgCTGCTAACCCCAcagctcgaaccctttcccCCCTAGACCCccagcactttgtacatggagaGCATCATCATAATATGTTGAATACAAAGACTTATGGGTCACCTTCAccgaaaaaataataataacaatcacCATAATTCAGCAATGAGGTCCCTCTGGGATTCATTATGCATTATGGCCCAGCATTTTCGTTAGGAATGCACTTAATTCAACTTTGAAAGTCTTTTTCAATACCCATAACTGTCAAGCAAGACAACAGTGCAGAAGGGGTAAGAAAAGATGGAGCCGTGGAGATTAGTTTTGTGTCATTATGAAACTTTTTATCTTCATGACTTTAGTTTGTGTGAAGTTGTTGTTATCCTCAAGCAAGTCCTACCTTGGACTTAGATTTCTAAAACTAGAAGGAGACCCTTGAACTTGGCATTACTCCAGGATTTGGCAATACCCAATATATGAGGGTTTGGTCAGCTAGTGTAAACTAGAAGTcgatttcaaaatatggaaCTTAAAGAGAAAATATAGCATAGAAATTGGACTATGAATATAACCCATATAAAGTACCAGTAATTTATTATCCATTGTCTATATTTGGACCATGAATTCAGCGCACGTATGCATCATATTCATCATCCTCTGACAATTTTTCCttaattgtttgaaaaattggTATGTAGATTTGAAAGTATCAACCTATGTTGTCATCGTTTCTAAAGGGCTCCCTAGCTTCCTTCAGAATATCTGACTCAGGCAATAAATGTGTAACCTCTGGTATATAACATAAATGTCTCCCTTAGTGTCCGTTATAGCACATTTTTTAGATGGATTAAAATCTTCTACATCTACCACCACGCATCCTTGGCACAATGTCCATAAGTattaagtgcttgtggagtgttgAAGGCAAAAGCCGAGGTTTAActctccaagagggagtttcacacacatatagacttaaattaggctaaagtagaatttatatcttatattaaaaaaaaattaaaaaaaaactctcttctATATTTGCTACACAAATGCACTGAGGCTCTTTCTCAATGAGTTTTTAACTTCCACAAATCTACAGTGTAGATTTATTTGACATGAAAAAGAATCGGATCAGGCAATAGTTTCTACGAAACAACATTGCTGGAAATGACACAACATGGAAATTATTGTAGGATGCTCAAAATCATCGAGTCTTTTGgataaatattggtaaaaatgaagtttttggagGTTATAGTCAATGTTCGAAGTTATTTGGagaaatgaggagagagagtgaatttcggcaacagtgttgccgaaattcgaagaaaagtatgagagagaaaatccaaactaaggagagagaaattttgagaatttcggcaacagtgttgccgaaattccttctaCCCAAACCCTGCCCGCTTCACTGAGTGCCCATGCGCGTGagtgccaaaaggaaaaaataaaaaaggtttgtggcaatcccattgccgaaaatggagggaaaagaaaagaaaaaaaaaaaaaaattacagcaatgagattgccgaaataggggggaaagaaaaagaaaaagaaaaaaaaaaagtgaccatgtagtgccgaaataggaaaaaaaaattggcaatggggttgccgaaatagggaaaaaaaaaaaaggaaaattggcaatggggttgccgaaatagggggaaagaaaaaaaaaaaaaaagtaaaattggcaatggggttgccgaaataggggcaaaaaaaaaaaaaaaaaaaaaaaaggtggtcaTGTagtgccacatttttttttctttctccactATTTCGACAATCCCATTgccacattttcttttttttcttttcccccctatttcggcaatcccattgccaattttcctttttttttttttcgtatttcggcactacatggccaccttttttttctttttcttttttctttcccccctatttcggcaaccccattgccaattttccttttttttttttccccccctatttcggcaatcccattgccaattttccttttttttttttttttcctttcccccctatttcggcaaccctgttgccaattttcctttttttttttttttttcctttcccccctatttcggcaaccccattgccaattttccttttttttttttttttcctaattcggcactacatggcaccttttcttttttttttttcccctatttcggcaacccattgccaattttcctttttttttttttcctatttcgaCACTacattgccactttttttttttctttttctttccccctatttcggcaatcccattgctgtaattctcttttttttttcttttccctccattttcggcaatgggattgccacaaaccttttttattttttccttttaggcaCTCACGCGCATGGGCACTTAGTGAAGCAGGCAGGGtttgggcagaaggaatttcggcaacactgttgccgaaattctcaaaatttctctctcctcagtttggattttctctctcatacttttcttcgaatttcggcaacactgttgccgaaattcactctctctcctcattttcccaaataacttcgaacagtgactataaccccaaaaaacttcatttttaccaatattcACCCAAAAGACTCTCCAAAATCATCCCTGGGAAAACAAAAATCTATGAGAGTTCCCAACTGTCTGCTCTGGAACTTGTAATTTTGAGATAatgataaaattgaaaatatttatttactaaCAAGTAAATTACAACACCACAAATTATATCACCACATGTAAATTACAACACCAAATCACCAGTGACAGATTTGATTGATCTCACAATCAATACTGATCTCAACTTCTTTTTTAAGTCTATTAACAAGTTACACGCCTCCAATGGGTGTTGTGGTGAACCCACAACCAGATTTTCCAAGCATTCTTATGGGAAACAAAGTGCTATTTGAGCTGGAGCTCGTTGGATGCAGCCTGAAACAAAGTCCAGTCACCTAATCTCACAATTTAAGAATCATTGCTCATAGCATGACCCTGCACCAGTTGGAGGGCGCCGGGCATATTTATTTGTGGCTGGAGCAGCTTGAACCCCACGCCTATTCAAGAGACATCTGAAGTATTGCAACCGGGGTAATGCAGTCAAGGTAATATTTCCTGTGGATATGGCATCCCTTCTGCTCCACATGCGCTCTATAGGAAACAAAGTGACCAATGGCATTCTTAAGAGCCAATAATAGCccccaaaaaaagtaaaacaaacgGGGGAACAAATGGCATCTCTTACTTAAGACAATCATTATGAGTTTCCAATATATTGCAAAAGCTAAAAACAAGTGGAGAATCAACACAAATGAAAACATTGGATGAACTTGCTCACTCGTTAAGACATTTTTGCAAAACTCAAAACACTTGATAGTGTTGGTGTATGCATTCATCTTAGACACCAACAGTGGAGCTGCTAATCGAATTGGTTCATATTTTTTGACCACCACATTAGTCACAACTAATTAGACTCTCCCCCCCGCCCCACCctaccccaaaaaaagaaaaaaaaaaattgaaaagatcaCTACCAGTTTCCTACCGAGAAAAACttgaggaaaaggaaaagaacaagaacaagcTTGGACCACTAGGTTTCAGGGAGGTGACTGTGCTCAATATAACTGGTATTTGTCACTTCATGTCCTAAACAATAAAATAGTACAagatatattcattttttaaccCAGGAAAATCAGTATATACCActgaatgaaattattttatttctttaggAAGTCCAAAACACCCCAAGAAATCACTAGTTCATTTTTGTGAAAGCCTGTGTCTCCACCAAGATTGTCCTAAGGTCACTAATAAgaagaaacttaaaaaaagcATGCACCATTCTCCAGCAGTCGCAGGTTCATAAAGAAGTTAACTCCAACAAGGCTACACAATTTCAGTGCCTAAGTCTTAACTGATGATTTATTTTCAGCAGAGACGTACCTGCAGCTGCTGCAGCTCGAGGCCAGATTGTTTGCTGAACATCTGATGTATCTGCTGTCTCACCCCACATGCAAACTTCTCCACCAAGCACAAGCTCTTGCTTAGAAGAGTCATTTATTCCCTCTAGTGGCTCAGCAGTGTAAACTTCATTCCAAGGGACATCCAGATGGTCTAAATACCAAAAACCTTGATTGCTGAAAATGCATTTAAAACCCTTCGCAACAGCCTTCGGACAAACCCCAGCGCCCAACCTATAGTAACATGCAAAAGAATTTTAAGTTGACACAAACAGACATTTGGAAATGTGAAACTGCTCCAGGGAAGAGAAACCCACCAGTTATGCACTACAGTCCTTGGATTAAGGTTTTCTGCAAACGTATTGAAGGTTTCTTCCCTGAGATGTGAAAATTCAAAACTGTCATGAGTTCAGtctatattaataaaatgacaGAGTATTGAGGAAACATAACCATGATTAATATGatcattttattgaaaagaGGTTCATTCCAGTACCTAGGGAGTATACTAGAGCAACTCCTAAAGGATTACATTCTAATAACCATGAATTCTCCTTCAATAGTTGATTCTTCTATTTCCTTATGGATATTAGCAGAATAATGATTATTCTTGCTCAAGGTGTATGTAAACTATGcatatcaattttttcatttattattattttccatgtCTATCCTTTAGGTTGATATCCTAGAACTTTCCAAACTCTCAAGTAGATCCTAACAAGTAACACCATACCAATTGACAGGGGtccaattttttgaaattgctATTTCTTGAGCTTTTAGTACAAAATATTTGTAGGCATCCTTAGCAGTCATGTTCCGGTCCTGAAGCCTGCATATTAAATAGTAGACATACAGAATGAATGTTAATCAAGGTCACATAAACACCGTACTCAATTCAGACATGGAGACATTTGATCAGGACATATTCTGAACCCAATATTTCAGTGGCCACTGCCTACAAATTATTGTAGCAGATAGATAAGAAAGAGAACTAAACCAATGACTGAGAAAGTTTCAAACAAACATGCCATTGATGTAACCACAGATCAGTTCACAAAACTATCAGTGGGGGTGCTAAATCAAAGAGTAAGATTTCTTACAAGACCTTGGTAGAACATGTCAAATATTAATCCTTTATTTTTATCAGTTGGGGGGAGAAAGGGATGCCCACGGCCACAAGGGGGGCGGGGTGGGGGGTGCCTAGTTTTCAGTAAGCCAGCGTCTAAAATTGAACAATTTTATAAACCTAAATTTAGTTGATATAGGGAATGAAGCATTATACCATCCAAACAGACTTCAAAATACCAGCTTTTTGCCTAgatttgtttcttctttttttacagtAATTATTTGAGGACTAAAATTTGGATGAAAAGGGTATAGAGTGACATGTGAATGCAACATCATGAATACCTAGATATAATTTGAACAAAAAGGGTCAAAATAACCACAAAAATGAGGTATCTCTGTGAATCATATACTGTGCCATTTGCTTCCACCTAGATTACTTTACTGTTTCAAGCCACATATTGCTCAACTAATTCAACTGTTTGGACCTTAAGTCATGACATAACAAGATTTGTAACCAAAACAGTTGCAACATGTACCATTGCTTCACATGTGGAGTAGTGCTCCAGCAATCTGTCAAATAAAATGATTTgttgttaataaaaaataagaaccaTAGTAGCACATAAGTAAtaccacagagagagagagagagagagagagatgaaacaCACAATTTCTAATCAAGCAAAGAAGTATGAACCGTATTATCAACAAGCACGTCTGGTTTATTTATGAGTTCTAACCATGCAGTCGGAATTTTTGGCCAATGTTATGACCTTTGACAAAATGAGTTACAAAGAAACCATTTCTATGAGATTTCTAGTGCCTGAGTAAGCTTTTCCATTGACCAAAAGATTAACAGACAGAAGAAGTTATttccaatgatttttttttataagaaaagagaaTCAAGTTATTTCCAATGATTTTGAGTTCCAATGTTTAAAAGGCTCAAGACTTTCATCTCCTCtaagataatattttatactATAGATGGAATTGCCATAAGACTAAGCTTGGAATAATTATCGCAGGAAAGAGAAAAGCTTTTAGTCTCAGATTGGTGCAAACAGTAAATAGTTAGAGGAAAAACAAGAGCAAATACCAAAAGATTCAACAACAGTGATCTAGGTTCAACGTGGGGCCTCTTGGCATCTTTCATAGGCTACTTTAGTTTATATTGTCTTAGTATTACATTTCTTTAGGTTAGAAAGTTAATTCAGTTTTCATAAAGTTTCACTAAGATAGAGGTAGTTTTGTAACTTCTAGATTTTTCTGGAATGGGTTGTAATGTGGCTGACCCTAACTAGTTTGTTGAGGATCCAAAGtcaaccccaaaattttgggaataAGGCTtgtgtgttgttgttgttattgttcaCTGCAATGGGTTGTTTTGGAGGCTCATAAGTCTTATCTTATGTTTTAAGTCCTTTTTCTGTTTGGTTTGGATATTAATTTGTAGTCATTCTAGGAAAAGGTTATTTAAGAGTCGACAACACAATAGTCTATAAAAGAGTCTTTAGCATTAAATAAAAGACATAACTAGAGAAatcaattgaataaaattcCAACATCTTATTTTAAGCTTTAAAGGTGTAACCTTCTAACTAAGTGTGATTGCGTGCTAAACCTAGGTGTGATTGCCTAGGATTTACCTTTATTTGTTTCTATCTCTATTCACTGTTTTAACACCAAACAGCCATCAACTCATTCAAGATCCAACCTTTTTATTACTTAACCTACTAAACCATTAAACATCAAACCCTATTCAAGAAACCCTTCAAGATCTCATTAAGAACCCTAAATTAATGCTCAATTTTGTAATGAAATGATTGGAATCGGAATTGAATTAATTCGAGGTAGACACCCTCCAAGAAGA from Castanea sativa cultivar Marrone di Chiusa Pesio chromosome 6, ASM4071231v1 includes:
- the LOC142640679 gene encoding protein-tyrosine-phosphatase MKP1 — translated: MVGKEDATSNSRVPCQLAGNRRMFIRSASWSSSRLPSQNPDSEEKECGDSNGNVGNSNGQNRRFPAPLTPRSQHNSKARSCLPPLQPLAIARRSLDEWPKAGSDDIGEWPGPPTPSGRGNGERLKLDLSSIQRNPDKNGGLVKRDKIAFFDKECSKVAEHIYLGGDAVAKDRNILKQNGITHVLNCVGFVCPEYFKADFVYRTLWLQDSPSEDITSILYDVFDYFEDVREQRGRVFVHCCQGVSRSTSLVIAYLMWREGQSFDDAFQYVKAARGIADPNMGFACQLLQCQKRVHAFPLSPSSLLRMYIIAPHSPYDPLHLVPKMLNDPSPSALDSRGAFIVHLPSAIYVWIGKHCEAIMEKDARSAVCQIVRYERVQGPVRMIKEGEEPAHFWDAFSHLLPLMDKPSNGVEVGESTVKVRIGDRKVDSYNVDYEIFKKAIMGGFVPPFASSENEHETHLPARENSWSALRRKFASGDMKEFVSAPKISLSRVYSESRMIGHSSTNLSSPSSSLSSLMSSSSSSSSPPYLSPDSVSSDSSTSSKYFSESSLDSPSAASCSLPVSSTLSNFSNLSLLSKTSYSPEIVGVNSASQPCSKSTSSPSKMFSPSLAERRGSLSKSLKLPLMADNMRVAYTPSSYLSGQDDGIWILNNNSSPCEPDSIGDILESKDAVKSREGDLTELWRMHPLGQGLGFAVSNGMVESDSAFSNLMKPLVCRWPRFEKIATFGAGDMNSKDAFAIYSPGLGKNEKRILYFWVGRSFDPDEIQIRLDSERELDDLKELDWNQVACDALTQMGLPKDTAVEIVKEDEEPIEFLALLRLL